The following coding sequences are from one Nicotiana tomentosiformis unplaced genomic scaffold, ASM39032v3 Un00376, whole genome shotgun sequence window:
- the LOC104116376 gene encoding uncharacterized protein — protein MLNMASSLRFWVYFQIVLVILFSGSCNCKEKSAIGDPGMKRDDLRVAIEAWNQCNEVHEEAPNMGSPRQADCFDVEKSKSKMKLVHLVNDYDNKLSINGAKNLGLQKLDVNKYAAWKELFLGSKCQVQDDPNPWNFWMIMLKSGNMDTTAAICPKNGKPSQPFPPESRFPCFGKGCMNMPKIYHNYTTLHSHKHYLKKYKLKGSFHGTWDLDADICKAETQNDTSFFSVTWHKQLGKGSWKFHHILKTSSKYPWLMLYLRSDATTGVSGGYHYETRGMSKIVPKSPNFKVKFSLDVKRGGGPSSQFYLMDIGSCWKNNGQPCDGDVTTDVTRYSEMIINPDTEAWCNPTNNLRLCPPYHTFANGTRVHRTDKARFPYGAYHVYCSPGNGKYLEEPFNYCDEYSNPQAQEILQILPHPVWGEYGYPTKKGEGWIGDPRIWELDVGRLSQSLYFYQDPGTKPVERHWPSVDLGTEIYVSGNQVAEWIVSDFDIIVTDE, from the exons GCAATAGGAGATCCAGGGATGAAAAGGGATGATTTAAGAGTGGCAATAGAGGCTTGGAATCAATGCAATGAGGTACACGAAGAGGCTCCAAACATGGGAAGTCCAAGGCAAGCTGATTGTTTTGATGTCGAAAAATCTAAATCCAAAA TGAAACTGGTTCACTTGGTGAACGATTATGATAACAAGCTGAGCATAAACGGTGCCAAAAATCTAGGACTACAGAAACTGGACGTGAATAAATATGCAGCCTGGAAAGAATTGTTCTTGGGATCCAAATGCCAAGTTCAAGATGATCCAAACCCATGGAATTTCTGGATGATTATGCTCAAGAGTGGTAACATGGACACTACAGCTGCTATTTGTCCCAAAAATGGCAAACCATCTCAACCATTTCCACCCGAGTCGCGATTCCCATGTTTTGGCAAAGGTTGCATGAACATGCCTAAGATATACCATAACTACACCACATTACATAGCCATAAGCACTATCTAAAGAAGTATAAATTGAAGGGAAGTTTTCATGGGACATGGGATTTGGATGCTGATATTTGCAAGGCAGAAACTCAAAATGATACTTCCTTTTTCTCAGTTACTTGGCATAAGCAACTTGGAAAAGGAAGCTGGAAGTTTCATCATATCTTGAAAACTTCATCAAAGTACCCTTGGTTGATGCTTTATTTGAGGTCAGATGCTACCACTGGAGTTTCTGGTGGATATCATTATGAAACAAGAGGCATGTCAAAAATA GTTCCAAAGTCACCAAATTTCAAAGTGAAGTTCAGTTTGGATGTGAAAAGAGGAGGTGGTCCAAGTAGCCAATTTTATCTAATGGACATAGGCAGCTGCTGGAAGAACAATGGGCAGCCTTGTGATGGGGATGTTACCACAGACGTAACGCGATACAGTGAAATGATCATTAATCCTGATACTGAAGCATGGTGCAACCCCACAAATAATCTGAGGCTGTGTCCACCTTACCATACTTTTGCAAATGGAACACGCGTTCATCGGACTGATAAGGCAAGATTTCCTTATGGTGCTTATCATGTGTATTGCTCCCCAGGGAATGGGAAGTATCTTGAGGAACCATTCAACTATTGTGATGAATACAGTAATCCTCAAGCTCAGGAAATACTACAAATTCTGCCTCACCCTGTTTGGGGAGAATATGGATATCCAACTAAGAAAGGGGAAGGATGGATAGGAGATCCAAGAATTTGGGAACTTGATGTTGGCAGACTCTCACAATCACTTTACTTCTATCAG GATCCTGGCACAAAACCTGTTGAAAGGCATTGGCCATCTGTTGATTTGGGTACTGAGATATATGTTAGTGGGAATCAAGTTGCGGAGTGGATCGTTAGCGACTTTGATATTATTGTGACAGATGAATAG